A stretch of Klebsiella sp. RIT-PI-d DNA encodes these proteins:
- a CDS encoding GmrSD restriction endonuclease domain-containing protein, translating into MSTFDSTKLPLKDLLKEIIEGKIQLPDFQRGWVWDDEHVRSLLVSLGRSFPVGAVMLLETGGEVRFQVRPVENVPSSDLPSPEKLILDGQQRLTTLTQVLKLQGPVKTTTDKGKPIDRYYYIHIPTALTGADRLDEAIIATDGNRQIRSDFGRKVDLDLSTRELECQQLYFPCSEILEAMTWLQDLYTHNSRAVPHFFEFKTQILDAYNDYQIPLIVLKKNTTKEAVCLVFEKVNTGGVPLSVFELVTASYAADGYNLRDDWYGSDDRGVSPRKQRISEEQILNGIESTDFLQAITMLHTLEKRKADIAAGKTGKQVSPVSAKRASVLELPLYAYKKWADDVENGFTCTAKFLRQECFSSQRELPYRTQIAPLAAVMTLICSKDEERWREPQINQKLARWFWCGVLGELYGGAVETRIANDVEELLTWIESNGDLPRTINDANFQIDRLGSLASRLSAAYKGINVLVLREGAHDLFWKSLIRDLESDDVSLDIHHIFPKDWCEKKGIPRRQYDSIVNKTPISYKANRMIGGSAPSAYLASLQSHTQVQLDDDSMNDLLRSHHIPIEPLRADDFEAFYEQRQKELLGLIERAMGKALS; encoded by the coding sequence ATGTCGACTTTTGATAGCACTAAGCTTCCCCTTAAAGACCTTCTCAAAGAGATCATAGAGGGGAAAATTCAGTTACCAGATTTTCAACGAGGTTGGGTGTGGGATGATGAACATGTCCGTAGCCTACTCGTCAGCCTTGGTCGCTCATTTCCTGTAGGTGCAGTGATGCTTCTGGAAACAGGAGGTGAAGTCCGTTTTCAGGTCAGACCGGTGGAAAATGTTCCCTCTTCTGATTTGCCATCCCCAGAAAAACTAATCTTAGATGGGCAGCAACGGTTAACAACATTAACTCAGGTGCTAAAACTTCAGGGCCCAGTGAAAACAACGACCGATAAGGGAAAACCCATCGATCGCTATTACTATATCCATATTCCTACAGCTCTTACGGGAGCGGACAGGCTGGATGAAGCTATTATTGCAACTGATGGTAATCGTCAAATACGCAGTGATTTTGGTCGGAAAGTTGATCTTGACCTTTCAACCCGAGAACTCGAATGTCAGCAGCTTTATTTCCCATGCTCTGAGATCCTTGAGGCGATGACTTGGTTACAAGATCTTTACACCCACAATTCTAGGGCTGTTCCACATTTCTTTGAATTCAAAACACAGATACTGGATGCCTATAACGATTATCAAATTCCCTTAATTGTGTTGAAAAAAAACACTACCAAAGAAGCGGTGTGCCTTGTATTTGAAAAGGTTAATACCGGAGGCGTACCACTGTCTGTATTTGAGCTTGTTACCGCAAGCTATGCAGCTGACGGCTACAATCTTCGTGATGACTGGTATGGAAGTGATGACAGAGGTGTTTCCCCGCGTAAACAGCGCATTTCCGAAGAACAGATCTTAAATGGTATTGAAAGCACAGATTTTCTACAAGCCATCACCATGCTGCATACGCTGGAGAAACGCAAAGCGGATATAGCAGCAGGAAAAACGGGTAAACAAGTATCCCCAGTCAGTGCAAAACGCGCCTCTGTTCTTGAACTTCCCTTATACGCTTACAAAAAGTGGGCTGACGATGTAGAAAATGGCTTCACGTGTACAGCTAAGTTTCTTCGCCAGGAATGTTTTAGTTCTCAGCGTGAGTTACCTTACCGAACCCAGATTGCCCCCCTCGCAGCTGTGATGACCCTAATTTGCAGCAAGGACGAAGAACGTTGGAGAGAACCACAAATTAATCAGAAGCTTGCCAGATGGTTCTGGTGTGGTGTATTGGGCGAACTTTACGGTGGTGCAGTAGAAACGCGTATTGCTAATGATGTTGAAGAATTACTTACGTGGATTGAAAGTAACGGGGACCTTCCTCGAACAATTAATGATGCCAATTTCCAGATCGACCGTCTGGGATCACTCGCATCAAGGCTGAGCGCTGCTTATAAAGGTATAAACGTGCTCGTATTACGAGAGGGTGCACACGACCTCTTCTGGAAATCTCTGATTCGTGACCTTGAAAGTGACGACGTTTCATTGGATATCCACCATATCTTCCCGAAAGACTGGTGTGAAAAGAAAGGAATACCAAGACGTCAGTACGATTCAATCGTCAATAAAACACCAATTTCGTACAAGGCAAACAGGATGATAGGCGGATCAGCTCCATCGGCATATCTGGCCTCACTACAATCACACACCCAAGTACAACTAGATGATGACTCAATGAATGATCTCTTGAGAAGTCATCACATCCCAATTGAACCCCTACGAGCCGACGATTTTGAAGCATTCTATGAGCAGCGACAAAAAGAGCTACTCGGACTGATAGAGAGGGCGATGGGTAAAGCTTTGAGCTAA
- a CDS encoding helix-turn-helix domain-containing protein → MTKKDWHPADIIAAVHKRGTSLAAVSRSAGLSSSTLANALIRPWPKGEMLIAQAIGMDAADIWPERYYDNNHRRLDRESLIRCRLQPATEIN, encoded by the coding sequence ATGACAAAAAAAGACTGGCATCCCGCCGATATCATTGCCGCAGTGCACAAACGCGGCACCAGCCTGGCCGCGGTCTCGCGAAGCGCGGGATTATCTTCATCTACACTGGCAAATGCATTGATCAGACCCTGGCCAAAAGGAGAGATGCTAATTGCTCAAGCGATCGGTATGGATGCGGCGGATATCTGGCCAGAACGCTACTACGATAACAATCATAGACGGCTTGATCGGGAGAGTTTAATACGTTGTCGTTTACAGCCTGCCACTGAAATAAATTAA
- a CDS encoding helix-turn-helix domain-containing protein, which yields MASIYSEDYQLIIKALRAGRLAKGMTQAQLAKALDKPQSFVAKVENGERRLDVVEFVRVCRLVSLDPASILSKL from the coding sequence ATGGCATCAATTTATTCAGAAGATTATCAGCTGATTATAAAAGCGCTTCGTGCTGGCAGGCTTGCTAAGGGGATGACGCAGGCGCAGCTGGCAAAGGCATTAGACAAGCCGCAGTCGTTCGTGGCAAAAGTTGAAAATGGAGAGCGTCGCCTGGATGTTGTCGAGTTTGTTCGCGTCTGCCGTCTGGTAAGCCTCGATCCTGCCAGTATCCTCAGTAAGCTGTGA
- a CDS encoding phosphorothioated DNA-binding restriction endonuclease, which yields MVSDKTLRQAIASITLWRKGEQRAPHKPLLLLYVLSHYRQGHARLFDYGSEIYAPLLDLLERYGPQRRDQRPDMPFWRLKGDGFWELHNAELCSTSGSRQPPRRELIEHHVAGGFDAENFALITKKPALIDTLAHQILEAHFPASIQDDIADEMGFNLQHSLRQRDPAFRQKVLRAYNYQCAICGFNMRHDNALIALEAAHIRWKQHRGPCDVPNGLALCAIHHKAFDRGSIGLDENMRVVISDAVNGGGIVQRLFRDFAGKAIALPSVKANYPGEPFVDWHRKEVFRGDG from the coding sequence ATGGTTTCCGATAAGACTCTCCGGCAGGCGATAGCAAGTATTACCCTCTGGCGTAAAGGCGAGCAGCGAGCGCCACATAAGCCGTTACTTCTGTTGTACGTGCTTTCGCACTATCGGCAGGGTCATGCCCGGCTCTTTGATTATGGTTCGGAAATTTACGCGCCACTGCTGGATCTTCTGGAACGTTACGGACCACAGCGTCGCGATCAGCGGCCGGACATGCCTTTCTGGCGCCTGAAAGGTGACGGTTTTTGGGAGTTGCATAACGCAGAATTATGCTCAACCAGCGGTAGCCGCCAGCCACCCCGGCGGGAGCTTATCGAACATCATGTTGCGGGTGGATTTGATGCCGAAAATTTTGCGCTAATTACCAAAAAACCGGCGTTAATCGACACGCTGGCGCATCAAATCCTTGAGGCACATTTTCCGGCCAGCATTCAGGATGATATCGCTGACGAAATGGGATTTAACCTTCAGCACTCTCTTCGCCAGCGCGATCCCGCCTTTCGCCAGAAAGTACTGCGTGCTTACAACTATCAGTGTGCGATTTGCGGCTTTAATATGCGTCACGACAATGCGCTAATTGCGCTTGAAGCCGCACATATCCGCTGGAAACAGCATCGTGGTCCGTGTGACGTTCCCAACGGTCTGGCGCTGTGTGCCATTCATCATAAAGCGTTCGATCGGGGGTCGATTGGGCTGGATGAAAACATGCGCGTGGTGATCTCTGATGCGGTGAACGGCGGTGGGATAGTGCAGCGACTGTTTCGGGATTTTGCCGGTAAAGCCATTGCTCTACCTTCGGTTAAAGCGAATTATCCGGGCGAACCGTTTGTGGACTGGCACCGAAAAGAAGTGTTCAGGGGCGATGGCTGA
- a CDS encoding helix-turn-helix transcriptional regulator: MLPHRLKEARLNAGLSQQKLGILAGIDEATASARMNQYERGIHTPDFALACRLAEVLKIPACYFYTVEDDLAEVVMGWLKR, encoded by the coding sequence ATGCTGCCGCACCGTTTGAAAGAAGCACGTCTCAACGCCGGTTTATCCCAGCAGAAACTGGGCATTCTGGCCGGTATTGATGAAGCCACAGCCAGTGCGCGCATGAACCAATATGAGCGCGGCATTCACACGCCTGATTTTGCGCTGGCGTGTCGGCTGGCCGAGGTGCTGAAGATCCCTGCCTGTTATTTTTATACGGTTGAGGATGATTTGGCGGAAGTGGTGATGGGATGGCTGAAGAGGTAA
- a CDS encoding helix-turn-helix domain-containing protein, which translates to MKKTDMHPAEIIAQLKKKHLSMAKVSRQAGLCSSTLANTLIRPWPKGEYLIADALEMDPSAIWPSRYYDENGMLVDRRKLMRSMNQQKA; encoded by the coding sequence ATGAAGAAAACGGATATGCACCCGGCAGAGATTATTGCCCAGCTTAAGAAAAAGCATTTATCGATGGCAAAGGTGTCGCGCCAGGCGGGGCTATGTTCGTCCACACTGGCAAATACGCTGATCCGCCCATGGCCTAAAGGAGAGTATCTGATTGCTGATGCGCTGGAAATGGACCCTTCGGCGATCTGGCCCAGCCGCTATTATGACGAAAATGGAATGTTAGTGGATCGTCGAAAATTAATGCGTTCGATGAATCAACAGAAAGCGTAA